The genome window agcgggagcggggcggaacgccggggagcgcggcggcgcTTCCGGGGAGGCACGGCGCGCGCCGCGTCGCGTGGCAGCAGCGTCATTGGTGGGCGGAGAGGCGCGTCAGCGAGGGGCGGgggagggcgggcggcggcTGACAGAGAGGGCGCCCCCTGCCGGCGGGAGGAGCGCAGGCGGCTGCGGCGCCCCCGGGCAGAGCGAGCCCCGCGCCCGCACGCCTGCGGCCCTCCAGGGGACGCCGCCGAGCAGCCCGGAGAAAGGCCGGAGTCGGCAGCTGGGTCGTCCCCTGCGCTCCCCGGAGCCTTCCTTCCCGAGGCGGCGGAGCCCGCAGGACAGCCCTGCCGGTGGCACCTCCCTCCCCGGCCAGCCGGTCTGTCACACTCAGCCCTACCGGAACGCCCGCCTTAACGACCCAGGCGCCCCTTCGCTGCGGTGCTTTCGACCTCGGTTCATCGTAACGTGACAACTAGCGTCCGCTTGAGACAGGTAAGGGAAGCGCTGGGGCACCCGACGCCGCCGGAGCTGCCCCGGCCCCAGCGGGGGCCGCTGTGTCCCTCACGCTGCTCTGCCCCACGGCCACCTGTGGCACTTGCCCGGCGCCGAAGCAGggagccgccccccgcccctgcgTGCGAGCTCCGGTGACCGCccccagggccagggcagcaccGCCGGCGTGCAGAGGCCCGCCGAGGCAGGCCCAGGACCCTCCATTCCGGCCCCCCTCCTTACTGCCCCGCGTTGTCTGCAGCATCACCCGTTAACCAGAGCCGCCCTTTCCCTCATGCCTCCTCAGAACCCACTGCAGGATTCATTCTTTACTTTGGAAACACCCTTCATTATCTTTGGTTTGCTGTTagtttttgtaaatttttacCTTTAAACTAAATCCCAAGGCATGTCTGAAATTAAAGAGCTTGAAAACAGCACAAGGTATTCACTGCAGCAGTCAccttcagctgcagcccccaACTCCCACTCACAGCTCTGCCCTTGGTGCTCAGCAGTCCACTTCAGCCCCTCTTGTACACCCACCCCCTTTCCAGCTTCCCCAGGGTACCCAGGCAGAGCACCCCCACCTCCTTACTCCAGACTGGCAGATCTCTCCTCCCCTCAGCACTGCACCCACCAGACTTGTGCTACCACATATGAACCCCAGAAATCCACTCAGGTTACACATTAATAAGCGTATTTCACTGCTACACAAAACTAAGCTGATTGACCTGTTGCAGACCAAGCAGCTTCCCTAAGAATGGGAAATAGttttgcagtttaaaatatGCCAAAGAACAGTGAAAACATGTTGTGTATGTTATCCAGAGCCAGTAAGTTACAGGAACATAGCTGTTAACTACAGCAACTTTAGACTGCCTTGGCTAAATAACCAACTTCATGCAGTTCAATGCCAGCAACAGCTTTCCCTTGTTAATCACCTTGAAAATGCACCCCTGCCCACTTGAAACTTCAAAACTCAAAGTCAGGGTCACTAcataatgcttttaaaacttttaataaGCTTGAATATGTAAAACATAGACTTAGTTTACAtagcatataaaaatatttacaaatatttctattaaagcATAGAAACAGCTATAAGGAAAACACTGCACATAAGGTACAATGTTTTTCTATGTATATGGGTATGCTTAGGAAAGAAAGTGCCTTGTGCATTTCAAAATCCATTTGTGAATTCAAAATTAGTAATTTTAAGTGATTATAGTAATTCTGAAATCGCAATGAAATTTCTTTAAGCGGAATGTATGATTAACCAAAAATGTTTAAGCAATTAACACAATGCCACAAAAGTCTAAAGCTACACATCCTGCTTTGCTACCCTCTGTAAATGCAGAAAGACCATCATGTGACCTGCATCTCACATTTCCCTTCCTGGAATTCAATAGCAGTATTCAATAAGAACCTTGATGTAACTGCTTAGTTAATGGCCCTGAATCTCTGATGTACATTGAAGCCAAGAGGTAATACTTCAAGAAAGCTGTGGCTGACATACATAAAGTGTTTGATTGCATGTAACAGCAACTTGGGCCCTTTTGCTCTATGGAAGTGCTCAGCAGTTCAAGTTTCCTTGTTTAAAGAGACACCCAAACCTGGTTTAGTTTCAAAACAAGTAGACCTAGCTTTGGAGGGATTTGGTTCTTTTCACAGAGGCACCTACATGACACAGCCTGAACCACTCAGTTTAAAACGTGCATCTTTCAGATGCTACGTAACAGCCAGTAAACCATTACAAGTAGTTCTTCCCAACAACGGAAGAAGCATGGAAAGTTGTTTCTCTGCAAGACAGGCAAATGAACATGGATTTGTTGGATCTTCACTCGTACTTGCAATTTACAGATGGGTATGTTGAAGAATGACTTATGCCAAAAATCAAGAATGATACAGGGGGGGACGGAACAGGTCAGTTTTGCATAGTTTGTAGAAAGCTGATGTCAACTGTAGCAACCGCACTTTCAAATGAAGCGGAGTTTTTCCCAGAAAGTTATGCAGGCATCTAAGGACTGAAAACATAGGAAAGCTCTAAAACCAGAATTGGTACTGCAGGCTTGCAGTTCAGCAAAGTACCTGCTGCAAAGATGTGTTAATTAGAAACTATGAACTATTATAGTCAAATTGTATACAgttctgaaaacaggaaaagccCAGCTCATTGGTATCCTCCTTTATCTTCCTTTACAGTAAGATCATTCTTTGCCTCTAGTAAGAACACTGTGCATTGGAGTATCAACAGCATAAAGTTGCATTACAGATCTTCATATTGAAGAAGACTTAAGAGAGTTGACAGAAGGTATTCCACCTGAATCACACGATCAAGCCATTGTTACAGAAGCCAGTCTGCCTCAAAAATCACTTCCAGGTTCTCATCCACAACAGTCTTGTAGTGCCCTTGGCCAGCATGTCAGACAAAGAGCAAATACCCAAGACAACTTACAGGTTAAACTGAAACAGTACATTAACAGAATTCAGCATGTCAGAAGTCTAGTTTCTTCAGCTGTTCATATGTCAGAAAGAACTGGAATATGTGATTAAGGAAAACCATTTCCTGTTCAGAGTGCAAAATGGTCACTTTCCTACTAAATGACAGTTGCACCTGTGTGAAACTTTGTTCCACTCTTTGTTCCCTCCTATGCAATGCTGCTGGCTGGCCATTTTTGTTATGCAGTACTACACAGAACAATGAAGCTTGCTTTAAGGCTAGTGATGCCAATTACTTTCCCATCCCTATTCCTCAGGATCTGAAACACAGGACTGAGGCCGCAGAAAAAAGCCCTACAAAAGCCCTTAGATTCTCTTTACTCACTTAGCTTTAGTGGGCTAAAGCAGGTTTgctcatggtaaaaaaaaaaacattactgcCAACACAACTCCCAGGGCTCTGATCAGCTGgctcttgaaagaaaaattgtgtCAGAATAAGATAAACAACAAGATTTCATGGCTAACCACCAGCAATTCCCCCAgttctggcagcagcccccatTCTTAACTCATCTGGTCTGTTTATTTAATACTGGGCTCCAAACTAATGAAATGGCCAGGTATGAAACTGGAGgaatagaaaaatgttttgcaagatCACACTCTTAATATTCACTCTGTGTGAATCACAAATTCAATCTGACCAGCAGCAATTGACTAAGAAAAGTTGTCAACTACACAATTTTCTATtcatataaaagcaaatatttgcgCTGACATGACACTTTCCACACTGAGCATTCTGTGAAACTGTTAATACCTGCTATTGTATGGCTAGGTTAATAGTTTTGCACACCTTTGAAAAGGATACAATGATATTCCAAGGACCAAGTCTTAACCAGTTTGGCCAAAACCCTTTATACAGAGCAAAAAAGCCTTCATTCTTCCATGTCTGGAAAAAAGCAATAGCAAGAACGCATTTATGTAGTTCTGAGAAATCTAGACAGCATCTCAGTAACAAGATTCTGTACCAGACAAGGTGATAGCTTAGTGCTGTAACCCTGATTTAAACCTTGTACAATGGGACAAAAACATTTCACTAGATAAAGCCAAGATTAGTAATGCCTGCAGCTTTACCTGGCAGAAAAAGCTGCAGTCTGTCATTCAGTACCCAACCCAGATTCATTCAAATTGCATTCCTGGACTTGTCTTCCCCCTCTACCtcaccccccccaaaaaaaacctcaaccaacCCTGCAGAGTGCTGCATGTAAAGCTGCAGCTCACATTAGACACCCCctgaaatttttcagtttgctttatgGACTCCACAAAATTACACTGGACAGCATAACTTGGACTGTTATACATGACTGACTGTTCAGTCAACAGTTGGATACCAATAGCTTCCTATCCACCCTTCTCCATGTAAAAGGCCACCATGCTCACACCTCATACCCAATTTAGGGATTTAAGAAACCAAGCAAAAATAATCACAATCAAGAGACTGACATTGCCTTTGGCTATACTAGGCCTTCCATTACACAATATGCAATAGAGAAAGCCATCTGCCCCACAAGATGTTGTTCTTCAAGAACTGATCTACAAAATAATCATTTCCTATCAATATCCTAACATCATATAAAGTTGAGACAGTGCTGCTGAGAGACTTTGTCTCCTTATCCAAGCACCAAAAAGTATTAAGTGCCTGCAGTATACACTAACTTTCTTCCTGCCTGTCAAAATCGTACATACTTTTCATATCAAGTGCCTTATTGGCAATATAGTCCTTTTGAACATTAtggcaaaaaaggaaattaaattacttgGGTTAATTTCTAGGGAAACTTAGAACAATGTCAAGTTTGACACCAAAATCATTGCTTGATGGCATCAGTTTCTACTTATGTTGATACATGAACTACTTACTTGTAACAAGCAATCCAGAGTACCCTTGTAGTTGGAGCGTCCCCCATGTTGTTGGCTTCCCTGATTCATCATGCGTGTTCTTACAACATCAATTGGGTTGGATGCAAGGGCTCCAGCTAACCCACAAGTAAAACTTGAGCTAACAAAAGAAAGGTTTAATGAAATTTGACCTACCACATTTAAAGATGCACAAGAATTCCCCCTCTCCAGAAAACATGCAGTAATTAATGAGTGCttaatacatttaattaaaaattacattagcTAATAAGTgtgaaaaattccttttcatttacTATAAAGCATCATTTTGAAGGTTTGATATACAGCCCTTATACGCAGTTTCTGTATACTTGAACAGATGTTTGTGCCTCTCAGAACAGCAAATACTTGATTGTAACTTTCCTCTAACCTCTGTTTGCACAGCTGAAATATTCAGACCATTCACAAAAAATCCATATTCAGAAGAAAGCTAAATCCAAATCCTAAATAAAATTAGCTTCCATGCTATGTGCTACCATTTGAGATGCTATTGCATTAAGAAGTACAAACACACCAGAAGTATATTTACATCTGGATTGATAACAAAAATCAAGAGATTTATGCCCTATAATGAGAACTAACCAACGATAATCTAGGTTAACAGTCAGTTATACAAGCTTACAGGAAGTGAGTATATACTGTATCTCCCATGAATCCAGACATAATTATGTGCTTCTTGGTAAGGTCATACACTGGCAGTTCCACTCcaacaacaacagcagctcTCTGTGCTGTCAATGATACTCcctggcaaaagaaaatataaagtttaaaattaacCTTTGTGCACCATGAGAAACACCTAGCTTTTCTAGTACAAAGCAATACACTATGAATGTGTTAAGAACACAGAGTTCAATTAAGGTACATCTAAGTATACGTCTTAGATGTATGTGCttcaaaaatgcaaattcaaaTTAATAGACAAATAACTTTCCCACACTGAATGGCAGTTTCAGTTCCTTTGTGCAACTCCATCTGTGCTTAACACCTGAATTCTTACATTAACAGTCAGGCTAAGACCTCAACAACCAGGTGATACTGGCTCCCCTTGCCACTAACTGGAAAACCAACAAAGTAAGGAAgattaacagaaaaatggagGTGGAGAAACTTTGCAGAGGAAAGCACactaatagaaaaatatttctactttcCAGCCGTTTCAGAACAATTGTCCATTTTGGGTCTTCAATCATACAGTCACTGTTTAACTGGCATAAGAGACAACTTACAAGACTGAGTACAAGAATTCATGAGCTACAGTGGATGTTCATTACTACCTTTACTTGTAAATATTCTTtattatatgttttaaaaagagcaGAGTGTATAGATTGAGACATGTCTTGCAAAGGGTTGTTGAACTAGCCTTAAAGCCAGTCACCCTAATTTAAGTCTCCATTTATCTCTCCCCTTTTTTAAGAAGTAGCTAATCCTTGAACACAAGACTGGCAGTAACCCTCTGCCAAAATGCGTCAAGACACCAGCAGTGAAGTAGTCATGACAAACTACATACATATTAGCTTCTCCATATTTTAGCAGAGAATACTGTATTAGTACCTGAAATTTAGTTGAGCAAGAAGGTGTATTTAAAGTGCAGgatacagttaaaaaaaaacttgcCTTCCATAATCCTTTAGTGCCTTCCTTTTGGTAGATCTGTATGAAGTTGCCCATCATTCCTCCTTGAATCACACTACCTTGGGCTTGCATTCTGATCTGAGATTCATTTGAAGATAGAATATAAATACTTTTCAAACATACATAACAGTTCAATACagtttcattaacattttaatttacaatCTTAAGTCGTAAAGTCAATTTGTCATTGAATACAAATTCATAGCCAACAGTATCATAACCATGATGCAGTCTTTTGCCTTAACTATCCAAATGCAGCTGCTAATTTTAAACAAGTACATTGGTGTAGTTTTTAGATGCATTAAGTCActtctatttctgtatttgtgcacTATTCCACTTAGACTGACAGACAGCTTCTGCAGGATGTCCTTTACAGTGTTCTCAGAGGAACACGTTAAAATGAAAGGTTAAAAAGATTAAGATTCCAGCTAGTAAGGATCATGATCTTTGACCTCATGGATTTCTAAAAGTGTCCTTGGGAACCTGCCATGGTAACTACCAAATACAAGTTTGGTGACAAGCAAGTTAGTACACAGATATAATTTTGGGAAATAACTACTTGAAGTCACAACTGAAATACAAGCTTTGTTTGAAATGTCTCTACATAACCATACTAGCTGTATGAAGGACTAAGTTTTTAGTAGCTTTAGAAGAACAGGAAGTGTTGGCTTGAATTTTTCATTAGAGGCAGCCACACAAGTCACATGCTACAGTTCTGCAAGTTAAATACCATCAGCCCTTTCAAGCAACTGGAAAAGAGTTTAATGGCTATCATTAAGCTAACATTCTTAGAGAGCTGATCATTTCACTAATTCACTTTAAATGGCTGATGCTGGAACACTTGTCTCCATGGGACACTGGACTCCAAAGCCTCTCTACAGGATTAAAGAATCCTACAGTACAAGTAGCAGTCACTGAAACTCTTGCCTCCGAATTCTCTTCACCTATTTTGAGCTCAAGAAACACCTAGTTAACAGTGTTACCAAGAACTATAGATTATATATGCAGTGTCACTTCCACACAAATTCTACAGCATGAAAGTTGATCTTACATTATTCTCCCCCTatcctccccccaaaaaaagttaCACAAATCCAACTACCCCCTCAGCCATCAGTTTCCTGGTGCATACTTCAAAATAATTAGTATGGACCAGAAGGAGGTTCCAAGAATTTAGAGCATTACTGATTTTTAGAAGTTAAGAGATGAGAATAAATACAATTACAAAACAAATCCCATATTCATCAGAATATTCTGCATTTCCTCAATGAGAGGACAAAAACTAAGGACAAACTCTATACAAACACATCATTACCTTCAAGACATCTGTAGGATTGGCAATAGATGATGAGATTACCCCCGAAAGAATGCCACATAGAACATTTATCACCAGGGTTTCATCTATTacataaacaaagaaaaaaaaagtttagctgAAGATTTACAAAGCTTAGGATGCATCAGGGCAGGATGATGCCACTCATCCTCTAACCAGAGAGAGTGCTGACTCACTTTGTTTCAGCAGACTTTTAACTGCTACAGCAAGATACCAAATGGAAAAAGCCAGCTTCAAGCAAAGCAGTCCTCAACTAAACTGGAAACTCACCTTCTGGACTTTCAACAAACATTCTTTTTAAGCTCTGGTAAGTGCCTATTTTTATAGTTCCATATGAAGCTTGTCGTAGCATTGCAGGTGCAATCCTGTAAAAAAAGTGATAATATTTATGTTCAAAATAGCAAAAGACTggtcagaaaatattttagagcaGGAGAGACTGAACACAAGCTATCTACCAGAGAAAGGTTTGTTCATCTAAATCAACAATTTAAACTCACTATAAACAAAACAAGGTTGGGGGggttgttggtggtggttttttgttttgttttttaaacaaagcctGCAATAACATGAATGAACTGTGGAAGGATTACTATTAAAACATGCCTTGACTTGTGCTGGTAAGCATGTCTGAAACATGCAAATGCAGATTACATCTTTTCCCCCACcatcttgcatttttaaagaaaacacagaatcatggaatggcTTGGTTTGGAAGGcaccttaaagaccatctagctccaacccccctgccatgggcacagACACCTTCAACAGTGCCCATTTATACATAAaggttaatttatttttcttctgagatgGAACAACCATAACAGCATTATACAGAGTAACTTTATGCTtagctttttttccaagtagCTTTGGTTGTTTGAGGTTGTTCTCTTTAAACATGAAATGCTATTGCAGAGTACAAAGACTGAAGCAATCTAAGCTTGGGCTTTCAAATTCCAGACTGACACTAACCAAATACCTTGTAATTCTGAAACCGAAGAATTCACACACTATGGACTTATACTTAACAGACTGTTCATAAACCATTACTGCAAGTCAATTAATTTTACCCAGAGTATAAGGCTTTCAGTCCTTCTTCTCTGCATATTCTGACTAGTGCATGTACCATTCCACGGTAACGAATCTCTCTGTATTTGGCATCATTAACTTGACCTTGAACCTGGAGACGTGTTTTGGTCAGATCAATAGGGAAAGtcccttaaagaaaaaaaatcagagagaaaatgaatCAAGTACCTACCTAACCAAAGGCAACAAAGAACATTATGTAAGAAACAACAACCACTGTTATATACCAGAACACAAAAATTctcccatggaaaaaaaaaagtctcttaccaagactttcttttaaataagtgGTTTCTTTTATGTCACCTTGTTTCTTCTAAAAGCTTGTCAGAGGCCTTACCTACTTCCTATGTTTACATTTTGCATTCACTATGTTTTCAGGCAACATGGTATTGCCTGGCCTTAAACAGCCACAGTGAACAAGACTCTGAAATCACAATCAAGTACAGAGTTCGCATGTGTATTCTACCAGCATTTTTGAAGATCACTTCAttgaaggcaaagaaaaattcCATAGGACAAGCTATACAGATTCTAGCTTAGAATCTACAAAAGAAATAGCAGCAGTACCCATTTCTGTTACTGCTTTCCTGTGGCCTACTGCTATGTCAAACTCATGCTCTCCAAGCTCCATTTATGAAAGTGTTTAGAAAGCATATTCCTCCACAGCATATCTTTAGAAAAGGGACCACTTCAACATTCAGTACTCATGTAAATACTAATAGGAGTCAGAATTAACTACATCTGTTCTATGAGGTTCACCACACAAGCAAGGCTTTTATTATTGTTTGTCTTCCTCATGAAGCTTTTGGCATTACTGGCACCATTCAGTCAAGTCAAATAACAGTAGTTTCACAATCAAGTTCGAACAAGATTCatcagagaaggcagaaaaggaaaacaaaacagtagtAGAAAACTTACACCtaattatgctttttaaagtggttttttaGGTTTAATTTTATATGTCAGGCTATGTTCTGCTACTGTGAATATCcaaatttcctttattttcatgtaCATGCATTTCAGATAAGACTTTAAAAGAATGTTTATATTTTAGGTTTGTCTAAAGTAGGCACTAAAGAATCAGATGCACTGTCTCACTACAGCAATTATTCTACGTTGCTCACTAACTGAAGTGTTCAAATCTAATCAGCTGCTCACATTcaagaaagaatttaaattgCAACATAGCTACTcagaaaagccaagagaaaaattTTACAAGAGCTCAACTTCTCTActctaggaaaagaaaagttgtGTATACTTATGACCACTGCCTAGGAACAGATCAAACACCATATAATATGAGGTTTGTATAAAAAGAAGTTTCACAAGGGATCAAATTTGACAGACTGAAGTGTTCTGACATTATAACAAAGTTCTGAGGAGCCCCTCAGacaacattaaagaaaaagcctCCTATGCTGCAGACCATCGTATACTACTGTTTAATTGATGGCATGGAACCAAGCTTGTTTTAAAAGGGActagagtaaaaaaaatcatgcaaacCTTACCACATTCTGCAGTGATTGATGCTAAACCTCCATAGATAAAGGGCTTCCAGTTTAGCGCTGACATTGattcttctttctgtgaaataacACCATTTAATGCTTCTATAATTATATCtgttatataaatacatatgctaacatttaataaaactttGTGCCTTGCCCATTTAAGATGGATCTTCCAAACATACTAAGCGTAAAAACATTAATACACCTTCTATAATCAAAAGAAAGTCAGTAATACTGCAGAAAGGCATCTGGGTTCAAATCAGTGTCTCAGATTTATTTGGCCCACCACTATCCTCACCATGAAAGGCTGAAGCAGTTTGTCTCCCAGACGTGATCTTAAGGAGCACTGCAGTGAAAAATTCCAAGGATTCTTACCAAGCTGAAATAGTTTGACTATGTCCTGCGATCAAATGGAACTTTAGAACAGTCATTACcaaatttctcttccttcttcctcacatCAACATTAACATGACCTGAGCTGGTACACCTGGACAGAAGATAGAGGTGCATAccacattttgtttccattaaGGCCTATTTCTGCTACCAGTGTTCACATTATTCATATAATGTTCACAAGCAGGAAAACAGTGTAATCGGGTACATAAGGccttttacagtaaaaaaggCTGCTTTAGCTTAAAGtcaatttaattaatttcacaaagtGACCACAAATCATGCTTAACTATGGCATATGCTCTGCGAGAAACTAAAATATTCCAATTATCTTGCAAAAAGAgtaagaacagcaaaaccagactAGTCCTGCAGATACAATATTGCCTTTCCCAAAACCAAGCAGGTCTCtccactgtttatttttttcccttcctcataATATAAACACCTCCCATTACCCATTTTCTAAATCTTCCTAAACATTGGGTTCTACAGTTATCTTTTGCCAATTTTGTGGCATAACTGTACTTGAAACAATTTCCCTTGGCACCTACCTTCCCTGTTACTTTGTTTATTCACCTGTACTGGCCAGctggaaaatactgcaaatacaCCAGCTGCTTACTACCACCTTTTGTAAAATTTAACATTCCGGAGGAAGTGGCCAAAGAAGTGTCAATAATCCAGCATCCAAAGGAAATCAACAGACATTGCAGACAGTAAGCATGCCTGAATAGTTTAGTTACTGCAGCCctagttttccttttgtcatcTTTACTTCATGAAGAGTTAGTTACATGGGTCTTCAGTCTTCTGCCAAtacaataaaaaacccacaggagCTCAAAGCACACCATTTCAAATACTCTACAACCAAGTGCACAGAAACCCATCTGACTCTTTAGGCCGCTGCGAAGAACACCACTGATGTACAAACCCAAAGAAAAGGCAAGTAAGGGCACCTACCAACTGCCAAGAATGCAGAACAGAGGTCAGGAGCCACAGG of Falco cherrug isolate bFalChe1 chromosome 2, bFalChe1.pri, whole genome shotgun sequence contains these proteins:
- the SLC25A30 gene encoding kidney mitochondrial carrier protein 1 isoform X2: MSALNWKPFIYGGLASITAECGTFPIDLTKTRLQVQGQVNDAKYREIRYRGMVHALVRICREEGLKALYSGIAPAMLRQASYGTIKIGTYQSLKRMFVESPEDETLVINVLCGILSGVISSSIANPTDVLKIRMQAQGSVIQGGMMGNFIQIYQKEGTKGLWKAISLTAQRAAVVVGVELPVYDLTKKHIIMSGFMGDTVYTHFLSSFTCGLAGALASNPIDVVRTRMMNQGSQQHGGRSNYKGTLDCLLQTWKNEGFFALYKGFWPNWLRLGPWNIIFFLTYEQLKKLDF
- the SLC25A30 gene encoding kidney mitochondrial carrier protein 1 isoform X1 — its product is MSALNWKPFIYGGLASITAECGTFPIDLTKTRLQVQGQVNDAKYREIRYRGMVHALVRICREEGLKALYSGIAPAMLRQASYGTIKIGTYQSLKRMFVESPEDETLVINVLCGILSGVISSSIANPTDVLKIRMQAQGSVIQGGMMGNFIQIYQKEGTKGLWKGVSLTAQRAAVVVGVELPVYDLTKKHIIMSGFMGDTVYTHFLSSFTCGLAGALASNPIDVVRTRMMNQGSQQHGGRSNYKGTLDCLLQTWKNEGFFALYKGFWPNWLRLGPWNIIFFLTYEQLKKLDF